In Solidesulfovibrio carbinoliphilus subsp. oakridgensis, the sequence CTTCTCGCCGTTGCGGAAGACGGCCTTGTCCTTCATTTCCACGACATCGCCGGGCACGCCGATGATGCGCTTGATGAAGTCCTTGGAGGTGTCTTCCGGGAACTCGAAGACGATGACGTCGCCCGCCTTGGGCTCTTCGAGCGGCAGGACGACCTTGTCGGTGAAGGGGATGTGGGTGCCGTAGAGGAACTTGTTGACCAGCAGGTGGTCGCCGATAAGGAGCGTATCGAGCATGGAGCCGGAGGGTATCTTGAAGGCCTGGACCACGAAGGTGCGGATGACAAAGGCCAGCACCAGGGCCACGGCCAGGGCTTCGAGGTATTCCAACAGCAGTTTTTGCCATCTCGGATTCATCGTCGCAATTCCTTGTTGTTGTTTGGGAGGGGAACCGGAGGGGCGGCGCGCCGGCGCATGGGGATATGGCCTGGCCCGGCCGTGGGGCCAGGCGGGGAGGCAGCGCGCCTGGCCGCGCTCCGGACCCTTATACCTTCCCGCCGGGGTCAGGAAAGCCCTTTCTGGCAACCCGTTGATTTCAAAACGGCGGTCTAGTCCTCGCCGGCCTTGAGCGCGGCCAGGAAGGCTTCCTGGGGCAGTTCGACGTTGCCCATGCGCTTCATGCGCTTCTTGCCTTCCTTCTGCTTTTCCAGAAGCTTGCGCTTGCGCGTAATGTCGCCGCCATAGCATTTGGCCGTGACGTTCTTGCCCATGGGCGAGTTGCGTTCGCGGGCGATGATCTTGGTGCCGATGGCCGCCTGGATGATGACCTCGAACAGCTGGCGCGGGATGACGCGCTTGAGCCGCAGGGCCAGGGCCCGGCCGTAGGTGTAGGCGTTGTCCCGGTGCACGATGACGGCCAGGGCGTCGACCGGGTCGCCGTTGATCATGATGTCGAGCTTGACCAGATCCGAGGCCCGGTACTCCACGATCTCGTAGTCGAGCGACGCATAGCCGCGGGTGGCGGACTTGAGCCGGTCGAAGAAGTCGTAGACGATCTCGGCAAAGGGCAGTTCGTAGGTGATGATGACCCGGGTGGCGGTCAGGTAGCGGACGTCCTTCTGGATGCCGCGCTTTTCCTCGCACAGCTTGAAGACCGCGCCCACGTACTCGTTGGGGGTGTGGATCTCAAGCCGGGCAAAGGGCTCGTAAAGGGCGGCGATCTCCTGGGTCTTCGGCAACTTGCTCGGGTTGTCGATGGACACCGTCTTGCCGGAGGTCGTCTCCACCTTGTAGATGACCGACGGGGCCGTGGCGATGAGCGTGGCCCCGAACTCCCGCTCCAGGCGCTCCTGGATGATCTCCATGTGCAGGAGCCCGAGGAACCCGCAGCGGAAGCCGAACCCCAGGGCCTGGGAGGTCTCGGGCTCGTAGGTGAAGGCCGCGTCGTTTAAGGCCAGCTTTTCCAGGGCCGATTTGAGGACCTCGTATTCGGCGGAATCCACCGGATAGAGGCCGCAAAAGACCATGGGCTTGACTTCCTTGAAGCCGGGCAGGGGTGCGGTGGCCGGATTGGCGGCTTCGGTCACGGTGTCGCCGACCCGGGCGTCGGTCAGGGTCTTGATGTTGGCGCACAAAAACCCGGCCTCGCCCGGTCCGAACGACGGGAAATCGAGCGGCCCCGGGGAAAAGGCCCCCAGCCGCGTCACCTCGAACTCCACGCCGTTTGACATCATGCGGATGCGCTGGCCGAGTTTGACCGTCCCTTCCATGACCCGGAAAAGGACCACCACGCCCTGGTAGGAGTCGTAGTAGGAATCGACCACCAACGCCTGGAGCGGCGCCTCGGCCGTGCCGCGCGGGGGCGGAATCCTGGCGATGATCTGTTCGAGGACCTTGTCCACGTTGACGCCGGTTTTGGCCGAGACCGCCACCGCGTCGGCGCAGGGGATGCCGATGGCCTCCTCGATGTCGGCCTTGACCGCCTCGGGGTCGGCGCTCGGCAGGTCGATCTTGTTGAGGACCGGGATGATCTCCAGGTCGTTGTCCAGGGCCAGAAAGACGTTGGCCAAGGTCTGGGCCTCGACGCCCTGGGTGGCGTCCACGACCAGGAGCGCGCCCTCGCAGGCGGCCAGGCTCCGCGAGACCTCGTAGGAGAAGTCCACGTGGCCCGGGGTGTCGATGAGGTTCAGGATATAGTCCCTGCCGTCGGCGGCCTTGTAGGGGATGCGCACGGTCTGGGCCTTGATGGTGATGCCGCGTTCGCGTTCGAGGTCCATGCGGTCGAGGTACTGCTCGCGCATGTCCCGGGCCGCGATCAGGCCCGTGAGCTCGAGGATGCGGTCGGCCAGGGTCGATTTGCCGTGGTCGATGTGGGCGATGATGCTGAAATTGCGAATGCGCGAAGTATCCATGTGTGGGGAAGCCTTTTGGCGAAACGTGGCAGAGGGTCGGCAAGGCACATAATGGAAGGCGCCGTCCAGGTCAATGCGGCGGGTTTCGGGCGTTCCCGGAGGAAGAAAAAACCGCCTGCCCGCACGGGTTCCGTGCCCATTTTCGGAGGGTTTGACACATTTTTCACTTGGTATTCCCCTGGCCCTGGTGTATAGGAGTCGAACTCATGGGGACGGCCGGCTCCGGATAACATCCGGCCACCCACGATTTACGCGGAAACGTTAAACAAAATCACCGGTAAGGAGGCGCTACATGTCCAAATTGGTTCCGCCGCATGGAGGCAAAGGTCTGGTCATCCGCCTGCTCGAGGGCGCTGCCAAGGAAGCCGAGCTGAAAAAGGCCGCTGGCCTGAAGAAAGTCGAGATCACCGCCCAGGAAAAGGGCGACCTGATCATGCTCGGCATCGGCGGCTTCTCGCCCCTGGAAGGCTTCATGACCAAGGCCGATTGGAAGAGCGTCGTCGAGAAGATGATGCTGGCCGACGGCACCTTCTGGCCGGTTCCCGTCATGCTGGCGGTCACCCCCGAAGACGCCAACGGCATCAAGGAAGGCGACGAGATCACCCTTGAGCGCAAGGGCGAAATCTTCGCCACCATGAAGGTCACCGAGAAGTTCGAGCTGACCGAAGCCGACAAGAAGTGGGAAAGCGAGCTGGTCTACAAGGGCGCCGGCGACGATTCCGCCGACGACAAGTTCTGGAAGATCGCTCTTGACGACCATCCGGGCGTCAAGATGGTCATGGAGCGCAAGCCCGTGTGCCTGGCCGGCCCGGTCAAAGTCCTGTCCGAAGGCGAGTACCCCACCAAGTACAAGGGCGTGTACCTGCGTCCGGCCGAGACCCGCGCCATCTTCGACGAGCGCGGCTGGGCCAACGTCGCCGCTCTGCAGCTGCGCAACCCCATGCACCGCTCCCACGAGTACCTGTGCAAGATCGCCATCGAAGTGTGCGACGGCGTCATCATCCACTCCCTGATCGGCAACCTGAAGCCCGGCGACATCCCGGCTGAAGTCCGTGTGGAGTGCATCGACACCCTGGTCAAGCACTACTTTGTCGACAAGAACGTTGTCCAGGGCGGCTACCCCCTCGACATGCGTTACGCCGGTCCCCGCGAAGGTCTGCTGCACGCCACCTTCCGCCAGAACTACGGCGTCAACAAGATGATCATCGGCCGTGACCACGCCGGCGTCGGCGACTTCTACGGCATGTTCGAGGCCCAGGAAATCTTCGACCGGATCCCCTATGCCGACGGCAAGTGCGACATGCCGGGCAAGGCTCTCCTGTGCGAGCCGCTGAAGATCGACTGGACCTTCTACTGCTACAAGTGCGACGGCATGGCTTCGCTGCGCACCTGCCCGCACACCAAGGAAGACCGCGTCATCCTGTCCGGCACCAAGCTGCGCAAGATGCTGTCCGAGGGCGGCGAGATCCCGGATCACTTCGGCCGCGAAGAGGTCCTGGTCATCCTGCGCAAGTACTACGAAGGCCTGACCGAAAAGGTCGAGATCAAGATGCACGGCGCCGCTTCCGGCGACAAAGCCAAATAAGTATCCGCATCCCTTCCCGTCCGGGGCCTTGCCCCGGACGGGCCAGAGAAGCCCCCGCCGTTTGGCGGGGGCTTTTTTCGTGCCGGAAGGCGGGCGCCGGCCCGGCACCCAGGCCCGACGCGAAAGGCGGCCCTGCCCGGGAAAAGGTTTTTTGGTTGCCACGCTTCCCCGGTTTCGGCATAGGAAGGACGATGCGCCCTCTCTTTGAGGGCCCGGGGAGCAACCGGAGCCTACCTCGGAACCCGGAGCGTTGCCGTGCCATGAAAAAGCGTCCTCTCTTCCTCCCCTTCCGTTCTCCGGCAAACCCTTTTTCCCTGGAGGGCTTGCGAGGTTTCCTGGCGCCCTATCCGCTTGTACTGCTCTGTATTGTAGCCTTCGGATGCGCCCTGCGGGCGGAACAGCTCCTCTGGAACCGATCCCTGTGGCTCGATGAAGCCTTCCTGGCCCTGGCCATCGTCGAGCGGCCCCTGTCCACCCTCCTGGCCTTGCCCTTGCCCTATGAGCAGACGCCGCCGCCGTTGTTTCTCGTACTGGTCAAAATGTTCTCGACCGTGGCCGGAACGTCCGAAACGGCCCTGCGCGCCATCCCCTTCGCCAGCGCCTGCCTGGCGCTTGGCCTCTGGCCGCTGTCGGCCCGCCGGCATTCGCGATCCTGCCTGCTGGCCGGCGCCTTCCTGCTGGCCGTTTCCTCCGGCGGCGTCTACTACGCCGCCGAGTTCAAGCCCTACGCCACCGAGGCCCTGCTCTCGGTCCTTTTCCTGCTGGCCGCGAGGCGCTTTTTGGAGGGGGAACCCCTGCCCCACCCGGCCGGCTGGGCCGTGCTCTTCGCCCTGGCGCCTTGGCTGGGCTTTCCCACAATCTTCCTGCTGGCCGGGCTGGCCGGCGGGTTGCTCGCTGCCAGGCGGTCGGCGCACAACCGGCAGGGTCCGGCCTGGGCCCTCCTGGCTGTCGGCGGCCTGTCGTTTCTGGTCATGTACGGCGTCTATGCCCGACCGGCCAGCGCCACCCAATTGCGGGCCGGCTACTGGGAGGCCTTTGCGGCCCCCCTTCCCACGTCCCTGTCGGCGTTCCTCTGGTACGGGGAGCGGGCAAGCCAGGTCCTGTGCCATTTTTTCGGGCTGCAACATCCCTGGCAGGGAGCGGTTCTGGCCGGCCTGGCCGTGGTTGGAGCCGTGGCCGTGCTGCGCCGCGACCGGGCCTATGGGTGCGTCCTCACCCTTCCGATCGCGGCGGCGGTGCTCCTGTCCATGACGGGCCGGTTTCCCCTGCACGAACGGTTGCTGCTCTTCACCCTGCCGCTTTGCTGCCTGCTGCTGGCCGAGGGCCTCGTCGCCCTCGGCGCCCGCTTTGGCCGGGTCCGCCCGGCCTGCAAATGGCTGCCGGCCGCGGCCGTGCTGGCGCTTCTGGTCCGGCCCATGGCCGCCGCAGTGTTCGACCCCGGCTCGTTTGAGCGCCAGGAATTCAAGACGATCAGCGCCCAGATTGCGCAGGCGCGCGCGGACGGGGATGCCGTCTTCGTCTTTCAGGCGGCCGTGCCGCTCCTCGAATACTATGGCCGGCAGGATCCGCGCCTCACGGGCTTCACGCCCCTGTCCGTCACCCGGGGCGACCCGTCCTCCCTCGACGAGGCGGTCCGGACCGTCAAGGCGGCCGGCCACGGCTGGGTCCTCTTCGCCCATGTCCGGCAGCGGGAGGAGCGGCTGCTGGAAGCCGCCTTCGAGGATGGCGGCGCCGTGCGCCAGCGCCTCGCCGCCAAGGGGGTCTGGGCCTTCGCCTTTGACGTCAAGCGCCCCTGACCGCCGCCGCGCCCGGGCTCTTTTCCCCCGCCCTTGCCGCACCGTGGCAATCCTTGTATGGGATCAGGCCATGAAGCAGTACCTCGCCGACCTGCACATCCACTCCCATTATTCACGGGCCACGAGCAAGGGGCTGACCCCGCGGAACCTGGCCGCCTTCGGGGAACTGAAGGGCCTCGCCGTGGTCGGGTCCGGGGACTTCACCCATCCGGGCTGGCTGGCCGACCTGCGCCGCGACCTGATCGAGGACGGCACGGGCCTTTTGCGCCTGGCCGACACGGCCGACCCGGCCGGGCTTGGCCGGGAGATCCCCTGGCTGCCGGACTTCCGGCCCGAGGGCCGGGTCCGGTTCATGCTCTCGGCCGAAATAAGCTCCATCTACAAGCGCGGCGGCAAGGTCAGGAAAGTCCACAACCTGGTCTTCGCCCCGTCCCTGGACGTGGCCGAGACCATCAACCGCAAGCTGTCCAAGGTCGGCAACCTGGCTTCCGACGGCCGGCCGATCCTGGGTCTCGACAGCCGCGACCTGCTCGAACTGGTGCTCGAAACGGACAAGCGCGCCTTTCTCGTGCCGGCCCACATCTGGACGCCCTGGTTTTCCGTCTTCGGCTCCAAATCGGGCTTCGATTCCCTGGAGGAGTGCTTCGGCGACCTGTCCAAGGAGATCTTCGCCCTGGAGACAGGCCTGTCGTCCGACCCGGACATGAACTGGACCCTTTCGGCCCTGGACCGGTTCCGGCTCATCTCCAACTCCGACGCCCACTCCGGGGAGAAGCTCGGCCGGGAGTGCAACCTTTTTTGCGGCGAGGCCAGCTACGAGGGCATCCACCGGGCCCTTCGCGGCGAAAACGGCGGCCGGGACTTTTGCGGCACCGTGGAATTTTTCCCGGAAGAGGGCAAATACCACCTGGACGGCCACCGCGACTGCCACGTGGTCATGGAGCCGGCCGAGGCCAAGGCCCGGGGCGGCATCTGTCCGGTCTGCGGCAAGCAGCTCACCCTTGGCGTCCTCCACCGGGTCCTGGATCTGGCCGACCGGACCGAACCCGCCAGGCCCCCGGGCATGCCCGGGTTCACCTCGCTTATTCCCCTGGACGAGCTGGCCGGCGAGATCATGGGGGTGGGACCCAAGACCGGCAAGGCCCGGCGGCTGACGGCCGCCCTCTACGCCCGCTTCGGCGCGGAGCTGACCATTTTGCGCGAAACGCCGCCCGAAGACCTCGCCAAGGTCAACACCGTCCTGGCCGAGGCCGTCTCCCGCATGCGCCAGGGCCGGGTGGAGCGCACGCCGGGCTTTGACGGCGAGTACGGCCGCATCACGGTCTTTTCGGCCGAGGAAAAGCGCGACATCAAGGCCGGCCGGTTTCGACCCGTGCCGGCGGGAAACTCCACGGGGGCCACGCCGCGCGAATCCGCATCCGACGGCGATGCGCCGCCCGAGCCTCCCCCTGCCGGGCAAACGCCCCGGTCCGCCCCGGCCCGCCCGGACCTGAACGCCGCCCAAGAGGCCGCCGTCACGGCCGCCGGCCGCCACCTCCTGGTCGTGGCCGGCCCGGGCACGGGCAAGACCCATACCCTGCTCGCCAAGATCCGGTCCCTGCTCGAGGCCGGCGTCCCGGCCGACAAGATCCTGGCCGTGACCTTCACCCGCCGGGCGGCCGGGGAACTGCGGGACCGGCTGGCCCGGGACATCCCCGCCCTGGCCGACGGCACCCGAACCGGAGCGGCCGCCCTGCCCCGGGCCGACACCCTCCACGCCCTGGCCCTGGCTGCCTGGACCGAGGCCGGCGGCCGCGAGCCGGTCCTTCTGTCCGAGGAGGCGGCCCGGCGGCTTTTCGCCCTGGCCAACCCCGGGCTGGCCGGCGCCCGGCTCAAAGCCGCCTGGCGCGCGCTCGATCTTTCCCGCGAACGCCTGGAGCCCCTGGAACCGGCAGCGGACACGGACGGAAGCGACGGCCCCGGCCGCTTCGCCGCCCGGTACGCCGCCCAAAAAGCGGCCTGGAACCTCCTCGATTTCACGGACCTGCTCGAATTCTGGCTGGAGAAGCTGACGTCGGGCGACAGCCGGCCGGACTGGTCCCATATCCTCGTGGACGAGGTCCAGGACCTGACGCCTCTGCAGCTGGCCCTTGTGGCGGCCCTGGCCGGGCCGGACCGGGCCGCGCTGTTCGCCATCGGCGACCCGGACCAGTCCATCTACGGCTTCCGGGGGGCGACCGGCGGCGTCGAGGCAAGGCTCGCCGCCCTGTGGCCGGATCTGGCCGTGGCTCCCCTGGCCGAGAACTACCGGTCCGCCCAGCCCGTGCTCGATCTGGCGGCCGGGCTCTTTCCGGGCCGCCGCCCCCTGGTGTCGCGCCTTGGCCCGATCCTGCCGGCGGCCGGCGGGATGGAGCTCTTCGCGGCCCCGACCGCCGGGGCCGAGGCCGAATGGATGGCCGGGCGGATCCAGGAGCTGCTCGGCGGCACGTCCCTGACGCTGACCCGGGATTTTTCCGTGGCCACCCTGTCGCCGGGCGACGTGGCCGTGCTGGTCCGGTTTTCCGGCCTCGTCCCGGCCATCCGCAAGAGCCTCGAGCGCCGGGGCATTCCGTGCGCCGCGCCCGAGGCCGACGCCTTTTTTAACGAGCCGCGCGTGCGGCTCCTGCTCGCCGCCGCCGGCCGGCACCTCGGGCTGCCGGCGGCGCTCGGCGAGGCCGGCGACGCCGACGGGCCAACGCTCCCGGCCTTGCCGGATGCAATCCTGGCCCGGGGGCCGCGCGGACTGGCGGCCTTGCTCCAAGACTCCCCGCCCTTTGACCGGCTTTTCTGGCAGGGGCCCCAGTTTCGAGACCTCTGCCGGGCCTACGACACCCACAAGGGCTGGGCCGGGCTGCTCAACCACGTGGCCGGGGAGACGGAGATCGAACTGGTGGGGAGGCTGGCCGAGAAGGTCCGGATCATGACGCTCCACGCGGCCAAGGGGCTCGAATTCGCGGCCGTCTTCCTGCCGGCCCTGGAGGACGGCATCCTGCCCTTTGCCGGCGCGGCGGCCCTGACCGGCGCGCCCGGCGGCACAGCGGGCGATCCGGCCGGCCGGATGGACGAGGACGAGGAACGGCGGCTTTTCTACGTGGGCCTCACCCGGGCCAAGACCCGGCTCTTTCTCTCCCACGCCAAACGCCGCGACCTCTTTGGCAAGAGGCTCGCGCTTCCTCGGTCGCGTTTTCTGGAAGAGCTCGATCTCGGCGGGGTCAGGCAACGGACCTTGGCGGCCCGCACCGTTCGTCAGGCCAGGCAGCTGCCCTTGCTCGGCGGCGGGGAACCTACCATATGAAGCGCCACAGGTAGCGCTCGTAGGCCCGGGTCATCCGATGGGCCGCCGGCGCAGCCACGCCCATGTCCTTCAACCGGCAATACACGTGCAGCGGATTGAAAAAGTGCTGCATGAAATCTCGAACGTGTCGCATGATCCTCACTCCGGGATGCCGGGAAAAAACCACGTCCAGGAGCGAGAGTCCCTCTCCCCTGGATACCCCGGCAACGGGCTTTCCATACTCCGGGCGGGGGGAACCCTCAAGCCTTGACCCCTAACTATTATCGCTTTACATTTTGCCATGATACAAAATTGCAATACTTCTTTTTCCTGGCACACCGCAGCCCCGAGTTGCGTTTTTCCTGAAACCGCGGCCATCAATTGCCGTCGCCTGGCCCGGTCCGTGGCGGAAGTCGGGCTCTATCTTCTGGAACTCCACGCCTGCCTGGCCTACGGTCCGGACGACCTGCCCCGAAAGGACTACGGCCTGGCCTACCACCTGCACCTGCCCCTGGACCTGCCCTGGCGGCTTGGCGGGGAAACGGTCTTTTACGCCATGGAAGGGCTGCTCGAAAAAACCGCCTATCTCCACCCCTGGGCCTTTGTCCTCCACCCGCCCGAGCGCCCGGACGACTTGCACGCCTTTCTCGGGGCCCTGGCGGCCTCGGGCCGCGATCCGCAGGCCGTGCTGCTCGAAAACACCGATACGGCCTCCCCGGCCGACGTCCTGGCCCTGGCCGACGCGGCCGGCTGCGGCGTCTGCCTGGACCTCGGCCACCTGCTGGCCATGGGCCACGCCCTGCCGACCGACGATCCGAGGCTCGCCCCGGCCGCGCGCATGCTCCACGTCTATTCGCCCTTCGGGGTCGAGGGGCCGCCGCCGGGACGCAGCCACTCCCACCGCACACTCAGCTGCCTGTCGCCCGAGGGCCGGGAAGTCCTCATGTGGATGCTCACCCGCCTGCGGCCGCGGACCGTGGTGGCCGAGGTCTTCACCCCCGTCCACCTGCTCGAAAGCCTGGCCGTGCTCGACGCCGTGGCCGGGGAGGCCGCCCGGAACTGCCCCGCCGGAGACGGGGCGTGATCCGGCTGCTGCTTGGCGGCACGCGAAGCGGCAAGTCGGCTCTTGGCGAGGCGCTTCTTGCCGCCGGGTCGCCGCCCCG encodes:
- the lepB gene encoding signal peptidase I; the encoded protein is MNPRWQKLLLEYLEALAVALVLAFVIRTFVVQAFKIPSGSMLDTLLIGDHLLVNKFLYGTHIPFTDKVVLPLEEPKAGDVIVFEFPEDTSKDFIKRIIGVPGDVVEMKDKAVFRNGEKLTEPYIKHTDPGIQSRRDNFGPITVPEGKYFVMGDNRDESYDSRFWGFVDKEKIRGKAWIIYWSWDGPADIRWNRIGRMVN
- the lepA gene encoding translation elongation factor 4, which codes for MDTSRIRNFSIIAHIDHGKSTLADRILELTGLIAARDMREQYLDRMDLERERGITIKAQTVRIPYKAADGRDYILNLIDTPGHVDFSYEVSRSLAACEGALLVVDATQGVEAQTLANVFLALDNDLEIIPVLNKIDLPSADPEAVKADIEEAIGIPCADAVAVSAKTGVNVDKVLEQIIARIPPPRGTAEAPLQALVVDSYYDSYQGVVVLFRVMEGTVKLGQRIRMMSNGVEFEVTRLGAFSPGPLDFPSFGPGEAGFLCANIKTLTDARVGDTVTEAANPATAPLPGFKEVKPMVFCGLYPVDSAEYEVLKSALEKLALNDAAFTYEPETSQALGFGFRCGFLGLLHMEIIQERLEREFGATLIATAPSVIYKVETTSGKTVSIDNPSKLPKTQEIAALYEPFARLEIHTPNEYVGAVFKLCEEKRGIQKDVRYLTATRVIITYELPFAEIVYDFFDRLKSATRGYASLDYEIVEYRASDLVKLDIMINGDPVDALAVIVHRDNAYTYGRALALRLKRVIPRQLFEVIIQAAIGTKIIARERNSPMGKNVTAKCYGGDITRKRKLLEKQKEGKKRMKRMGNVELPQEAFLAALKAGED
- the sat gene encoding sulfate adenylyltransferase, with amino-acid sequence MSKLVPPHGGKGLVIRLLEGAAKEAELKKAAGLKKVEITAQEKGDLIMLGIGGFSPLEGFMTKADWKSVVEKMMLADGTFWPVPVMLAVTPEDANGIKEGDEITLERKGEIFATMKVTEKFELTEADKKWESELVYKGAGDDSADDKFWKIALDDHPGVKMVMERKPVCLAGPVKVLSEGEYPTKYKGVYLRPAETRAIFDERGWANVAALQLRNPMHRSHEYLCKIAIEVCDGVIIHSLIGNLKPGDIPAEVRVECIDTLVKHYFVDKNVVQGGYPLDMRYAGPREGLLHATFRQNYGVNKMIIGRDHAGVGDFYGMFEAQEIFDRIPYADGKCDMPGKALLCEPLKIDWTFYCYKCDGMASLRTCPHTKEDRVILSGTKLRKMLSEGGEIPDHFGREEVLVILRKYYEGLTEKVEIKMHGAASGDKAK
- the cbiR gene encoding cobamide remodeling phosphodiesterase CbiR; amino-acid sequence: MIQNCNTSFSWHTAAPSCVFPETAAINCRRLARSVAEVGLYLLELHACLAYGPDDLPRKDYGLAYHLHLPLDLPWRLGGETVFYAMEGLLEKTAYLHPWAFVLHPPERPDDLHAFLGALAASGRDPQAVLLENTDTASPADVLALADAAGCGVCLDLGHLLAMGHALPTDDPRLAPAARMLHVYSPFGVEGPPPGRSHSHRTLSCLSPEGREVLMWMLTRLRPRTVVAEVFTPVHLLESLAVLDAVAGEAARNCPAGDGA
- a CDS encoding UvrD-helicase domain-containing protein is translated as MKQYLADLHIHSHYSRATSKGLTPRNLAAFGELKGLAVVGSGDFTHPGWLADLRRDLIEDGTGLLRLADTADPAGLGREIPWLPDFRPEGRVRFMLSAEISSIYKRGGKVRKVHNLVFAPSLDVAETINRKLSKVGNLASDGRPILGLDSRDLLELVLETDKRAFLVPAHIWTPWFSVFGSKSGFDSLEECFGDLSKEIFALETGLSSDPDMNWTLSALDRFRLISNSDAHSGEKLGRECNLFCGEASYEGIHRALRGENGGRDFCGTVEFFPEEGKYHLDGHRDCHVVMEPAEAKARGGICPVCGKQLTLGVLHRVLDLADRTEPARPPGMPGFTSLIPLDELAGEIMGVGPKTGKARRLTAALYARFGAELTILRETPPEDLAKVNTVLAEAVSRMRQGRVERTPGFDGEYGRITVFSAEEKRDIKAGRFRPVPAGNSTGATPRESASDGDAPPEPPPAGQTPRSAPARPDLNAAQEAAVTAAGRHLLVVAGPGTGKTHTLLAKIRSLLEAGVPADKILAVTFTRRAAGELRDRLARDIPALADGTRTGAAALPRADTLHALALAAWTEAGGREPVLLSEEAARRLFALANPGLAGARLKAAWRALDLSRERLEPLEPAADTDGSDGPGRFAARYAAQKAAWNLLDFTDLLEFWLEKLTSGDSRPDWSHILVDEVQDLTPLQLALVAALAGPDRAALFAIGDPDQSIYGFRGATGGVEARLAALWPDLAVAPLAENYRSAQPVLDLAAGLFPGRRPLVSRLGPILPAAGGMELFAAPTAGAEAEWMAGRIQELLGGTSLTLTRDFSVATLSPGDVAVLVRFSGLVPAIRKSLERRGIPCAAPEADAFFNEPRVRLLLAAAGRHLGLPAALGEAGDADGPTLPALPDAILARGPRGLAALLQDSPPFDRLFWQGPQFRDLCRAYDTHKGWAGLLNHVAGETEIELVGRLAEKVRIMTLHAAKGLEFAAVFLPALEDGILPFAGAAALTGAPGGTAGDPAGRMDEDEERRLFYVGLTRAKTRLFLSHAKRRDLFGKRLALPRSRFLEELDLGGVRQRTLAARTVRQARQLPLLGGGEPTI